TCTTCAACGAGCCGAAGATCCTCCAGCAGCTCGCCGCCGGCGCCATCCCCGACGACTTCACACCCAATATGTACGCCTATCAACAGGCGTTCTCGCTCGCGAACTACAACTACGGCGCGGCGATCTCCTTCGCCCTCGGCGCGGTGGTCTTCGTGTGCGTCTACATCTTCCTGTTCGCGACCCGCAAGCGAGGGAGCTTCACCTCATGAGCGTCACGCCCATGGAGCGCACGAGCGCTCGCCGCCCGTCCCGCCCCGTTCTCGAGCGTCGCTCGAGGCCCCGCAGTCCCGGACGCATCCCGCTGAACATCGTCCTCGGCTTCCTGATGCTGTACTTCCTGGTGCCCTTCTGGTGGCTCATCGTCAACAGCTCGAAGAGCTCGGCGGGGCTTTTCGGAGGCGGCAGTTCGCTGTGGTTCGCCGACGACATCAACTACGTCCAGAACTTCATCGACCTCTTCACCTACGGAGGCGGGATCTACGCCCGGTGGCTCGGCAACTCGGCGCTGTACGCCATCGCCGGGGGTATCGGCGCCACCGCCCTGGCGGTGCTGGCCGGCTACGGACTCGCGAAGTACACCTTCGTCGGCAAGCGGTTCTCCTTCGCCATCCTGCTCGGCGCGGTCATGGTGCCCACGACCGCGCTCGTCATCCCGACGTTCGTGCTGTTCGCGCAGATCGGCTGGACGAACACGATCTGGGCGGTGATCTTCCCGACTCTCCTGAACCCGTTCGGCGTGTATCTCATGAACGTCTACGCGCGCGATGCGGTCCCGGACGAGCTGCTGGATGCCGCGCGGGTCGACGGTGCGGGGGAGTTCCGGACGTTCCTCCAGGTCGCGCTCCCGCTCCTCCGTCCGGCGATCGTGACGGTCCTGCTGCTCTCGGTCGTCGCTTCGTGGAACAACTACTTCCTGCCGCTCGTCAT
This genomic stretch from Microbacterium sp. SLBN-146 harbors:
- a CDS encoding carbohydrate ABC transporter permease, producing the protein MSVTPMERTSARRPSRPVLERRSRPRSPGRIPLNIVLGFLMLYFLVPFWWLIVNSSKSSAGLFGGGSSLWFADDINYVQNFIDLFTYGGGIYARWLGNSALYAIAGGIGATALAVLAGYGLAKYTFVGKRFSFAILLGAVMVPTTALVIPTFVLFAQIGWTNTIWAVIFPTLLNPFGVYLMNVYARDAVPDELLDAARVDGAGEFRTFLQVALPLLRPAIVTVLLLSVVASWNNYFLPLVMLSDNRLFPVTVGIGLWQSTASTYGAAGGQSLWSIIVLGSLVSVIPLIIAFLTLQRYWRGGLAIGSLK